From Mustelus asterias chromosome 19, sMusAst1.hap1.1, whole genome shotgun sequence, one genomic window encodes:
- the ckap4 gene encoding cytoskeleton-associated protein 4, protein MSSLKQRNKNHSGQEDVAKRNAKGSSSRGGTGSGSATGKEMLLKFLLFFVLAGAAALLAWYIHSLSQQLSHFHRRSEETSLRGSELAAKLETVFQQVESTKILMNRLDSALLNTQQQLQETNKAVSKGESKSNQIGETLQKLQNEILRDLSEGIQDVKDARERDVTSLEKTVEEKLTELTKSIHDNIVAFTEVQEKSQNDIDEMKSKVDSLVITVETKDREITTLGGKCDQLTSSFHSQLSVQEVLKQSVSQAEISLGAVSNEVQDCRQDLQETKNRLNEQEKLLLSKTIDSSINAEKQNENFESRLTAAEADINALNTAATHLSEKLEFYDLDSVQSKMRSVAESQASLSEDIQTLKAKLNDLPSSATDEALSALQNAMQTLEAQQKQHLEEVQSKHKESLTQLETSVSEIGKENQNVVAALQSMEETIQSGIDEKLSIVESSMDELRSLISEAKSDLEALGLTVDNLLSKPGETESAEDELASLKLSLNELQSDVDKLSVSLNRMQ, encoded by the exons ATGTCCTCTCTGAAACAAAGAAATAAAAACCACTCTGGCCAGGAGGACGTGGCCAAGAGGAATGCGAagggcagcagcagcagaggaggCACCGGTTCCGGCTCGGCCACTGGCAAAGAAATGCTGctgaaattcctcctcttcttcGTCCTGGCCGGGGCGGCTGCCCTCCTGGCCTGGTACATCCACAGCCTCTCCCAGCAGCTCAGCCACTTCCACAGGAGGAGCGAGGAAACCTCCCTTCGGGGCAGCGAGCTGGCGGCCAAGTTGGAGACAGTTTTTCAACAG GTAGAATCTACGAAAATCTTAATGAACAGACTGGACTCGGCTTTGCTCAACACCCAACAGCAGCTGCAAGAAACGAACAAAGCGGTCAGCAAGGGCGAAAGCAAGTCAAATCAAATTGGTGAAACTCTGCAAAAGCTGCAGAATGAAATCCTGCGAGACCTCTCCGAAGGGATCCAGGATGTAAaagatgcgagagagagagacgttacATCGCTGGAAAAAACGGTGGAGGAGAAGTTAACGGAATTAACCAAATCAATCCACGACAACATTGTCGCTTTTACAGAGGTGCAGGAGAAGAGTCAGAATGATATAGATGAAATGAAGTCAAAGGTCGATTCACTGGTAATAACTGTTGAGACAAAGGATCGAGAAATTACAACTTTGGGCGGTAAATGTGATCAGCTAACAAGTAGTTTCCATTCACAGCTTTCTGTACAGGAGGTACTCAAACAATCAGTCTCTCAAGCTGAAATATCTCTCGGTGCTGTGTCTAATGAGGTTCAGGATTGTCGGCAAGATTTACAGGAAACAAAAAACCGCCTGAACGAGCAGGAAAAATTGCTGCTTTCAAAAACAATTGATTCTTCTATAAATGCGGAAAAGCAAAACGAGAATTTTGAATCCCGCTTAACTGCCGCCGAGGCAGACATCAATGCACTGAATACTGCTGCAACACATTTATCTGAAAAATTAGAGTTCTACGATCTAGATTCGGTGCAGAGTAAAATGAGGAGTGTGGCCGAGTCTCAGGCGTCACTAAGCGAGGACATCCAAACATTGAAAGCAAAGCTGAATGATCTGCCAAGTTCGGCCACAGATGAAGCGCTCAGTGCGCTGCAGAATGCAATGCAAACTCTAGAAGCACAGCAgaaacagcaccttgaggaagtgCAGTCCAAACACAAGGAAAGTTTAACGCAGTTGGAAACGAGCGTCAGTGAAattggcaaagaaaatcagaacgtTGTAGCTGCGTTACAGTCGATGGAAGAGACTATACAGTCTGGCATTGATGAAAAATTATCAATAGTGGAAAGTTCCATGGATGAATTGAGATCTTTAATCAGTGAGGCAAAGAGTGACCTGGAAGCATTAGGATTAACTGTGGACAACCTACTCTCAAAACCTGGAGAGACTGAGAGCGCTGAGGATGAACTGGCATCCCTAAAGTTATCACTGAATGAGTTGCAGTCAGATGTTGATAAATTATCCGTGTCTTTAAATAGAATGCAATAA